A genomic region of Xiphophorus couchianus chromosome 18, X_couchianus-1.0, whole genome shotgun sequence contains the following coding sequences:
- the LOC114161318 gene encoding RIMS-binding protein 2 isoform X1 encodes METRLELDVLIYPDEVRVATPEDLRQWDLETASQVSIPTARLFVALYPYNPAAMSPNPDTAAEELPFVPGQIIKVFGDKDSDGFYHGESGGLSGYVPSNMVAEVPVDDEYLKHVLMLQGFLPVDHTGMSLTPELSDVASIHEDVIVRRMVALFDYDPWENSPNMDSEVSASNVKLTTDFCILLIYRGVFNPKMNFLGFQVELGFRSGDIIYVLGDMDQDGFYFGDLHGRRGLVPSNFLQPLPWS; translated from the exons ATGGAGACCAGACTAGAGCTGGATGTGTTGATATACCCTGACGAGGTGAGGGTCGCCACCCCGGAGGACCTCAGGCAGTGGGACCTGGAGACCGCCAGCCAGGTCTCCATCCCCACCGCTCGACTCTTTGTGGCTCTTTACCCGTACAACCCGGCTGCCATGTCTCCCAACCCTGACACGGCGGCGGAGGAGTTGCCCTTTGTGCCTGGCCAGATCATCAAG GTGTTTGGAGACAAAGACTCCGATGGTTTCTACCATGGAGAGTCTGGTGGTCTCTCCGGTTACGTGCCAAGCAACATGGTGGCTGAAGTCCCAGTGGACGACGAGTACCTGAAGCATGTTCTCATGCTGCAGGGTTTCCTGCCCGTGGACCACACAG GTATGTCTTTAACACCAGAGCTAAGTGATGTTGCCAGCATTCATGAAGATGTGATTGTTAGAAGAATGGTGGCCTTATTCGACTACGATCCATGGGAAAACTCCCCCAACATGGACAGTGAAGTGAGCGCTTCAAATGTCAAACTAACCACAGACTTCTGCATATTACTTATCTATAGGGGGGTCTTCAACCCTAAAATGAATTTCCTTGGGTTTCAGGTCGAACTGGGCTTTCGATCTGGAGACATCATCTATGTGTTGGGTGACATGGATCAAGACGGTTTTTACTTT ggagATCTTCACGGAAGACGAGGTTTGGTTCCCTCGAACTTCCTGCAACCCTTACCCTGGAGTTAG
- the LOC114161318 gene encoding RIMS-binding protein 2 isoform X2 gives METRLELDVLIYPDEVRVATPEDLRQWDLETASQVSIPTARLFVALYPYNPAAMSPNPDTAAEELPFVPGQIIKVFGDKDSDGFYHGESGGLSGYVPSNMVAEVPVDDEYLKHVLMLQGFLPVDHTGMSLTPELSDVASIHEDVIVRRMVALFDYDPWENSPNMDSEVELGFRSGDIIYVLGDMDQDGFYFGDLHGRRGLVPSNFLQPLPWS, from the exons ATGGAGACCAGACTAGAGCTGGATGTGTTGATATACCCTGACGAGGTGAGGGTCGCCACCCCGGAGGACCTCAGGCAGTGGGACCTGGAGACCGCCAGCCAGGTCTCCATCCCCACCGCTCGACTCTTTGTGGCTCTTTACCCGTACAACCCGGCTGCCATGTCTCCCAACCCTGACACGGCGGCGGAGGAGTTGCCCTTTGTGCCTGGCCAGATCATCAAG GTGTTTGGAGACAAAGACTCCGATGGTTTCTACCATGGAGAGTCTGGTGGTCTCTCCGGTTACGTGCCAAGCAACATGGTGGCTGAAGTCCCAGTGGACGACGAGTACCTGAAGCATGTTCTCATGCTGCAGGGTTTCCTGCCCGTGGACCACACAG GTATGTCTTTAACACCAGAGCTAAGTGATGTTGCCAGCATTCATGAAGATGTGATTGTTAGAAGAATGGTGGCCTTATTCGACTACGATCCATGGGAAAACTCCCCCAACATGGACAGTGAA GTCGAACTGGGCTTTCGATCTGGAGACATCATCTATGTGTTGGGTGACATGGATCAAGACGGTTTTTACTTT ggagATCTTCACGGAAGACGAGGTTTGGTTCCCTCGAACTTCCTGCAACCCTTACCCTGGAGTTAG